A region from the Chthoniobacterales bacterium genome encodes:
- the sufD gene encoding Fe-S cluster assembly protein SufD produces MTNQTALLDEVMERETPQEHSGPAILSGPSDSHGTGLPAWFRDQQRAAWTTFESLPLPNRKDQPWRFSSVNALDLSRYTKSAELTEAERGEVLDRSVALEAVSGRLIFADEQLLRRDPLPEALRKRGVLLMPLERALLEHEDLFRRHFMAQPATLGSAKFAALHQAWVASGTFVYVPRGIEVKLPIEIFHWLHGENASVFPHTLLIADELAKVTVIEHFGSVHPDRAGFACGVNDLVVGRGAKLNYVCTQNWNEKVLSIQINSTSVAREASALSLNVHLGGAYSRFESLSRLIGEGARSDLLAVSVADNGQEFDARTLQDHMSPHTTSDLLYKNALNDRARNTFGGLIRVEPHAHFTDAYQTVRNLLLSDDAEANSMPGLEILADNVKCSHGATSGQISENEMFYLLSRGIPAPVAKQLLVSGFLNEVVDRLDHPAITSLVHELIEAKFARR; encoded by the coding sequence ATGACTAACCAGACAGCTCTCCTTGATGAAGTGATGGAACGAGAAACGCCGCAGGAACATTCCGGGCCGGCGATTCTCTCCGGCCCTTCCGATTCCCATGGAACCGGGCTTCCCGCCTGGTTCCGGGATCAACAGCGCGCCGCCTGGACGACATTCGAGTCGCTTCCACTTCCGAACCGGAAAGATCAGCCCTGGCGATTCTCGAGCGTCAATGCGCTCGATCTTTCCCGCTACACAAAGAGCGCCGAATTAACGGAAGCCGAACGCGGCGAGGTGCTCGATCGTTCCGTCGCGCTCGAGGCGGTCTCCGGGCGGCTTATTTTCGCGGATGAACAACTGTTGCGGCGCGATCCGCTTCCCGAAGCGCTTCGAAAACGCGGCGTCCTTCTGATGCCGCTCGAACGGGCCTTGCTCGAGCACGAGGATTTGTTCCGCCGCCATTTCATGGCGCAGCCGGCCACGCTCGGATCGGCGAAATTTGCGGCGTTGCATCAGGCCTGGGTCGCCTCCGGAACGTTTGTCTATGTCCCGCGCGGCATCGAGGTGAAGCTGCCGATTGAAATTTTCCATTGGCTTCATGGGGAGAACGCCAGCGTGTTTCCCCATACGTTGCTGATCGCCGACGAGCTGGCGAAGGTGACAGTGATCGAGCACTTCGGTTCCGTGCATCCGGACCGCGCCGGGTTCGCCTGCGGCGTGAACGATCTGGTCGTCGGGCGCGGCGCGAAACTGAATTACGTCTGCACGCAAAACTGGAACGAGAAAGTCCTCTCGATCCAGATCAACTCAACCTCCGTGGCGCGCGAAGCGTCCGCCTTGAGCCTGAACGTCCATCTCGGCGGCGCTTATTCCCGCTTCGAAAGCCTCAGCCGCCTCATCGGTGAAGGCGCCCGGAGCGATCTTCTCGCGGTGTCCGTGGCCGATAACGGCCAGGAATTCGACGCTCGCACTCTTCAGGACCACATGAGCCCGCACACTACGAGCGATCTTCTTTACAAGAACGCTTTGAACGATCGGGCGCGAAACACCTTCGGCGGCCTGATCCGGGTGGAACCGCACGCTCATTTTACCGACGCCTATCAGACGGTGCGCAATCTTTTGCTGAGTGACGATGCCGAGGCCAACTCGATGCCCGGCCTGGAAATTCTGGCCGACAACGTCAAGTGCAGCCACGGCGCGACCTCGGGCCAGATCAGCGAAAACGAAATGTTTTACCTGCTCTCACGCGGCATCCCGGCGCCGGTCGCGAAACAGCTCCTCGTCTCCGGCTTCCTCAACGAAGTCGTCGATCGCCTCGATCATCCGGCGATCACCAGTCTCGTCCACGAGCTGATCGAGGCGAAATTCGCGCGGCGGTAA
- a CDS encoding addiction module protein, with the protein MSRTLADLSEEALKLPQKEQLRLARAILENNEARGGGDVDAAWEAEIERRIQMIDSGVAQGRPFADVLRDIDRQLRR; encoded by the coding sequence GTGAGCCGGACGTTGGCTGATCTATCGGAAGAGGCGCTCAAGTTGCCGCAGAAAGAGCAACTAAGACTTGCGCGGGCGATTCTCGAAAACAATGAGGCGCGCGGAGGCGGAGATGTCGATGCGGCGTGGGAGGCTGAGATCGAGCGTCGGATTCAGATGATCGATAGTGGTGTCGCACAAGGCCGGCCGTTCGCCGACGTGTTGCGCGATATTGATCGTCAGCTCCGTCGATGA